The nucleotide sequence GTTCTGGCCGGGGCTCTGCTCTCCTACCTGCTCTTGCGCAACCAGGCCGAGGCGGTCCAGCTCGTCGCGCTCGCCTTCACCGCCGGCCTGCTGCTGGTTGCCGCTGCCGAGGAAATCATCGGCGAGGCTCACGCCGCGGCGCCCGACAGCAAGCGGTCCACGCTGGCCATCTCGGGCGGGTTCGTATTGTTCGCGCTCGTCGCATCCTACTTCAGCGCAGGATGATCGCACCGCTTTGTGCGCCGGGCGCGACCTGCTAGGCGTTGGATCGAAGGAGCATCGGAGCGATGGGTTCGTTTTCAATCTGGCACTGGCTGGTCGTCGCCGTGGTGGTGATGGTGCTGTTCGGGCGCGGCAAGATCTCCGAGACGATGGGCGACTTCGGCAAGGGCCTGAGCGAGTTTCGCAAGGGGATGAAGGACGAAGACGAAGACCGCGAGCGCAAGCTGGCCTCGCAAAATCCGGATATCGCCCCGCCCTCGAAGGTGACGCTCGACCAGCGCGAAAGCGGCGGCGCAAGAGAGGGCTGAGCGCGCCGCACGCGGCGTGTTAACCAAAAATCGTGCTTAACGCCGGAACCGGTCGCCCCTCAGGCGTTGTCCCTCCATGGCCAGGCGTATCCTCGTCGTCGAAGACGACCTGCTCAACCGCATGTTCTATTGTGCGACGTTGGAGCAGGCCGGGTACGCCGTCACCGCGGTCGGCGACGGCGCGCTGGTGCTGCAGGAGGTCTCCCGCGTCGCGCCCGACCTCATCATCATGGACATCAACCTGCCGCATGTATCGGGTCTGGTGCTGACCGAGCGGCTCAAGTCGCAGGCCGCTTACCGCGACCTGCCGATCCTCGCCATCACGGCCTATGTCGGACGGGCGGAGGAGGCGCGGATTCGCGAGGCCGGGGCGGCGGGTTATCTTTCCAAGCCGGTTACGATCTCCGCGCTGCTGGGGACCATCGACGAGCTGCTGCCCACCGCCTGACCCGGGCCCCGGCTAGCTCTCGCGCGGCGAACCGACCCGCTCGGCTTCTTCCCAATCGAGGTCGGAATACTGCAGCGGGCGGCCGTCGTGCGCGTGCAGCCGGACCGGTTCGATCGGCAGGCGATCGCGGGCGTCGACCAGCACGGGGCTCGATGCGACCTTGGAGGTGTACTTCTCGCCCCACTGCCTTAGCGCGATGAGCGCCGGCAGGAGATCGATGGCCTTTGCCGTCAGGCGGTACTCGACCTTGCGCTTGTCATGCTCGCAAGGTTCGCGGCTGAAGATGCCATTCTCGACCAGCTTGTGGAGCCGGCCCGAAAGGATGTTGCGGGCGATGCCCAGTTCCGACTGGAAGCTGTCGAAGTGGCGGATGCCGTTGAAGCCGGCGCGCAGGATCATGAAGCTCCACCTGTCGCCGATGACCTCGAGCGCGCCGGGCAGGCCGCATTCGACGACTTCTCTCAGGTTCTCGTGCAGGTGGCCCATCGGCGCCTTTCCATTCTCCGGTTAACGATTAACCCACTGCCGGGCCGTCATGCAACGGACACTGATTTTTCGGTTGCAATACGAAACTCGTAAATTTAAGTAGCGATTCGCAACTCGTTGTAAAGCGCAACCG is from Croceibacterium aestuarii and encodes:
- a CDS encoding twin-arginine translocase TatA/TatE family subunit, encoding MGSFSIWHWLVVAVVVMVLFGRGKISETMGDFGKGLSEFRKGMKDEDEDRERKLASQNPDIAPPSKVTLDQRESGGAREG
- a CDS encoding response regulator; amino-acid sequence: MARRILVVEDDLLNRMFYCATLEQAGYAVTAVGDGALVLQEVSRVAPDLIIMDINLPHVSGLVLTERLKSQAAYRDLPILAITAYVGRAEEARIREAGAAGYLSKPVTISALLGTIDELLPTA
- a CDS encoding winged helix-turn-helix transcriptional regulator, with protein sequence MGHLHENLREVVECGLPGALEVIGDRWSFMILRAGFNGIRHFDSFQSELGIARNILSGRLHKLVENGIFSREPCEHDKRKVEYRLTAKAIDLLPALIALRQWGEKYTSKVASSPVLVDARDRLPIEPVRLHAHDGRPLQYSDLDWEEAERVGSPRES